GGCCCGCGGGCGCGAGGCCTCCGCAGGCTCCCCTGTCTCTGAGCGGGAGGAGTGCACGTTGGGCAGGCTGGTGCCGACCACCGCGAAAGGGCCCCCGTGTTCCCAGGAGCTCTAAAGGGCAAGGCCGCTGTCCTGACACTGGGCTGGAGGTCCCCGCGTGGTGCCACTCGGCTGTCTACCACTTTGTCCCAGATATCACCCGCATCTACAGGACAAGAGGACTTCCGCGGGCCTCGAAGACACTCGGACCAGCATCTTGCTGGTGCTCTGGCCCAGGCTGTTGCCTAACTCGCCTGCTCGTGGGTATGTGAGCGCCCTTGAGCAAGGGCCGGAGACGTAGCCTGGCGCCTGAGTGCTTCCCTGTCAGCTCAGCTCTGGGACAGAACGTCCCTAGATTCCCTCATCCTCACACGGAGATAGGAATTTGTGGGGGCAGGCTAGGAGTCTCCAAACGGGTCATTAGTGCatgtgggctgtgggctgtgaCCTGTACAGAAACCGTTAGGTGGCGCATGCCGTACGGGGACACGGACAGCGTTATGGTATGCAGATCGGTACTGGGTTTATTAAGATACTCATGTGAGAGTCCCTGTGTCTACGGAGACATGCAGAAGGGTCCCGACAGGAAGAAATCAGCATCCAAGGACCATGAATGCAGCGAGAAGGAAACCCTCCTTGCGCAGACACCAATAGTTGCAAAAGAATGCATTTCTACCAGGTGTGAGGGGCTTTATTTCTCCAAGGTCGTCAGGCAGGATGACCCTCTTGACTGTGGAGTCAAGGCAGAGATCTTGACTCCATGTCCGGATGCGTGACGCTGGCAGGGGACTCCCAAgacctgaggaagaagagaatcagGAGAAGTGGTCCACACTTCCTCCAGCCGATGTCCAAGGCTTTGAACAGGCAGGTGAGTCGCAGAAATGTTGGCGACTGCATGCTGGGTTTGGGCAACGTTGGGCAGTGTCCGTTTCCCCGCTGGCCAATTGGTGCTGTGTGCCGTTGTGGGTTGTTGGTGAGGCGGTTGTCAGGAGGAAGTGTGGCAGCCGCCGGACACGCAGCAGGGGTGGCCGCGGCCGCCGTGGGTATGTGGTGGTCCTCCAGCAGGCGTTATGGCGGCGGTTTGGCTGGCAAGCAGGCTAGCAGCAGCTGGATCCACAGCCCTGGGCGAGGCATCCAGGCAAGCAGCAACAGGTGGGGTGGTAGCAGGTCCTCGTGCAGTACACAGGGGTACAGCAGGCTGGCtgacagcagctggagccacagcaagTTTGTCCGCAGCCGCTGGACCCACAGCAGCTGGGCTGacagcagctggacacacagcagctgggccggcagcaggtggtcctgcagcaggtggtctggcagcaaGTTGGGCGGCAGCAGCAAGGCTGGCAGCAGCAggacccacagcagctggacccgcagccgccgccgcacCCGCAGCAGCTGGgccggcagcaggtggtcctgcagcaggtggtctggcagcaaGTTGGGCGGCAGCAGCAAGGCTGGCAGCAGCAggacccacagcagctggacCCGCAGCCGCCTTGTCCACAGCCACCGCCGCACCCgcagcagctgggctggcagcaggtggtcctgcagcaggtggtcctgcagcacgTAGGCTggcagcaaggggagcagcacgATTCGGTCATGGTGTCACAGGTGGAGGGGGAGCTTCTGTTCCGAGGTGAGTTTCTCAGATTCATTTGTCTCGTCTTCCTGTGGGGATTTTATGCACCGGGTCCCCACATTTGGACCAATGGGCATGACTTCCTTGCCGATTGTTGACATCGTTTTCCTGATGATGCGGgaatggaagaagaggaagtttttttccccctaatgttaGGAATCTTGAGCAAATAAGTGCTTAACGTGTTTCTTAATTGGGGATAACTCGTGGAAACATTTCAGATGAAAACAAGGTGGTCACATCAGCATCTGCGTTCGTGCTCTATGAATTTCATCGTGTGTTACAAGTCCCACTGGCCTGGGAAGAGGTTGGCGAGTCGGCTTGGCGGTCCTTCCCCGGCGCTGGTCCCTGGCTTACATGTAGACTGGCAGCATGCCTCGTGAGGAAGTGGCAACATGCCTAGCGATGAGCCGAAGTCATGCCTGAGCCCAAGTCGGTTTCCCCACCAAGCCTGATTCCAGACTCCCACAGGCATCTGTCTCTTGGAGCCCCCACCCCGCAGCTGCATATCCCAGTGCGATCAAAGACTCTGGGCTGCAGGATATGCGAGTTCATCTCCTCCGTCTGTGAAGGCAGAATCAAGCAGGGCGATAGAAACAGCCGCAGTCCACCCAGACGAAGCAAGCAGCAGTCACCGAACTTCCTGAGAGACAGCAGTCCCGCGTCACGCAGCAAAGCAGAGGGCTTTTCCAGGACGTGGGACCGTCCGAGACACAAGTGGGGCAGTTCGGGGGATAACGGGATGAGTTGGAGACTCTCGTCCTCTCCTTGTTAACCCGCCAAGCCTGTTCCCCAGCGTCACTGGGTATACAGTTCtcgttttctcttcctcccttcttgcctccgtccgtctacctccctctctccctgcctccctcctcctccgctcctccttcctcttccccctgtgTCTTCCTCTTATACAAATGTGTGCCTGTCCACCATCGTGAAGAAGGAAATACTGAGTCTGAGAGCAGAAGACCGTAGACTGGGGATGGCGGCATCAACATGCCAGCCGTGTATCTCGCATCTTCCTGTGCTCGGGACAACTTCTAGCCAGCAGATCCGCATCTCTGGGCCTCTTGGCCGTTTTCGTGGCGCAGCAGGATGGCACACTGCCAGTGCATGCCACACCGAGAGAAATGCTCAACCAGGGCTTCTGGAGAGCCGGTTTGTAGAGATGCCAGCTCCCTTGTCGCTGAATTGGGGGAATCCTAATGAGTGTATGACGTCCTTTCTGATCTCGCTCTCGGGTATAAGCTTCCCGTGCAAGCTGGGACCCCGGACTGACAGTGCGTCTTGCCTGCGTCGCTTTCCCGCCCTCCGGCCACTGGCATCTGCCCTCCTCAGCGAAGCTACGTGCCTGGTCGCTGttcttcagtgtctcttctggGACGTACCATGCGCTGACGTGACTTTCAGCCATCTCGGTCTTGAGTTCCTGATCCCTGCAGCGGGCACCTTGAGCCCTAAGTTGAAAATTACTTCAGGAATTCAAGAAAATGTACGTGAAGCATCTGGCCGGTACTTAGCAAGTAGGGAGCAACCCAGGTCCTGTCCGTTTCTCGTTTCTCAGCACAGCTCACAATCCCCCAACTCCTAAGAACCAGCAAGAGGCAAGTGCGGTGTTGGCGGTCTGTTGAGAGCCCCCTGGATAGCTGGTCTCCAGGGCTGGTGGGTGTCCGGGACAGAAGCCGTCCTAGCCCCTCAGAGGTCCCTCCACTGCTCGCGGGAGGTGACCCAGGGCCTTCATCTGCCCTTCCCGTCAGAGCCTGGATCCGGCCTCACATCGCTGAGCGCCGAGGCAGCGTCGTGCATGAGTGCGGGACCAGAGGCGCCTGCCTTGGATCTGTCGGGTCTCCGGTGAAGGCCcaggctcttttctctttcttcctcctcacgtGGGTCtcacccccacccatccccagaaGAGGCCCGTTGGTTTCCCTCCAGCGCTTCACGGTTCCTTCCCCAGATGCCGGAGGTTGTTGGCTTCCCATCCGCGCTTCCGACCTCACGGATTACTCCAAGGCAGCGCACCCGCCCAGCGCTGGGGCTCTCGGTCCGTGACGTCCACCGTCCTTCCTTTTCTCGGTGCCCTGTAGATCCTGACGCCATATCGCCTGCCAATTGCGGAGCATGATGTGTTTGTCCCAAAACTGCCCGAGTCCTCTGCACACccctgccacccccgccccccaatcccACCTCCCGCCGAGGTCCTGTGGACCAGGAGGCCCAAGCAGAATGGGCCTTCCGTGACCCCGGAAGATGTGCGTGTGGAGACGTGGCCCGCGGGCGCGAGGCCTCCGCAGGCTCCCCTGTCTCTGAGCGGGAGGAGTGCACGTTGGGCAGGCTGGTGCCGACCACCGCGAAAGGGCCCCCGTGTTCCCAGGAGCTCTAAAGGGCAAGGCCGCTGTCCTGACACTGGGCTGGAGGTCCCCGCGTGGTGCCACTCGGCTGTCTACCACTTTGTCCCAGATATCACCCGCATCTACAGGACAAGAGGACTTCCGCGGGCCTCGAAGACACTCGGACCAGCATCTTGCTGGTGCTCTGGCCCAGGCTGTTGCCTAACTCGCCTGCTCGTGGGTATGTGAGCGCCCTTGAGCAAGGGCCGGAGACGTAGCCTGGCGCCTGAGTGCTTCCCTGTCAGCTCAGCTCTGGGACAGAACGTCCCTAGATTCCCTCATCCTCACACGGAGATAGGAATTTGTGGGGGCAGGCTAGGAGTCTCCAAACGGGTCATTAGTGCatgtgggctgtgggctgtgaCCTGTACAGAAACCGTTAGGTCGCGCATGCCGTACGGGGACACGGACAGCGTTATGGTATGCAGATCGGTACTGGGTTCATTAAGATACTCATGTGAGAGTCCCTGTGTCTAGGGAGACATGCAGAAGGGTCCCGACCGGAAGAAATCAGCATCCAAGGACCATGAATGCAGCGAGAAGGAAACCCTCCTTGCGCAGACACCAATAGTTGCAAAAGAATGCATTTCTACCAGGTGTGAGGGGCTTTATTTCTCCAAGGTCGTCAGGCAGGATGACCCTCTTGACTGTGGAGTCAAGGCAGAGATCTTGACTCCATGTCCGGATGCGTGACGCTGGCAGGGGACTCCCAAgacctgaggaagaagagaatcagGAGAAGTGGTCCACACTTCTCCAGCCGATGTCCAAGGCTTTGAACAGGCAGGTGAGTCGCAGAAATGTTGGCGACTGCATGCTGGGTTTGGGCAACGTTGGGCAGTGTCCGTTTCCCCGCTGGCCAATCGGTGCTGTGTGCCGTTGTGGGTTGTTGGTGAGGCGGTTGTCAGGAGGAAGTGTGGCAGCCGCCGGACACGCAGCAGGGGTGGCCGCGGCCGCCGTGGGTATGTGGTGGTCCTCCAGCAGGCGTTATGGCGGCGGTTTGGCTGGCAAGCAGGCTAGCAGCAGCTGGATCCACAGCCCTGGGCGAGGCATCCAGGCAAGCAGCAACAGGTGGGGTGGTAACAGGTCCTCGTGCAGTACACAGGGGTACAGCAGGCTGGCtgacagcagctggagccacagcaagTTTGTCCGCAGCCGCTGGACCCACAGCAGCTGGGCTGacagcagctggacacacagcagctgggccggcagcaggtggtcctgcagcaggtggtctggcagcaaGTTGGGCGGCAGCAGCAAGGCTGGCAGCAGCAggacccacagcagctggacccgcagccgccgccgcacGCGCAGCAGCTGGgccggcagcaggtggtcctgcagcaggtggtctggcagcaaGTTGGGCGGCAGCAGCAAGGCTGGCAGCAGCAggacccacagcagctggacCCGCAGCCGCCTTGTCCACAGCCACCGCCGCACCCgcagcagctgggctggcagcaggtggtcctgcagcaggtggtcctgcagcacgTAGGCTggcagcaaggggagcagcacgATTCGGTCATGGTGTCACAGGTGGAGGGGGAGCTTCTGTTCCGAGGTGAGTTTCTCAGATTCATTTGTCTCGTCTTCCTGTGGGGATTTTATGCACCGGGTCCCCACATTTGGACCAATGGGCATGACTTCCTTGCCGATTGTTGACATCGTTTTCCTGATGATGCGGgaatggaagaagaggaagtttttttcccccaatgttaGGAATCTTTAGCAAATAAGTGCTTAACGTGTTTCTTAATTGGGGATAACTCGTGGAAACATTTCAGATGAAAACAAGGTGGTCACATCAGCATCTGCGTTCGTGCTCTATGAATTTCATCGTGTGTTACAAGTCCCACTGGCCTGGGAAGAGGTTGGCGAGTCGGCTTGGCGGTCCTTCCCCGGCGCTGGTCCCTGGCTTACATGTAGACTGGCAGCATGCCTCGTGAGGAAGTGGCAACATGCCTAGCGATGAGCCGAAGTCATGCCTGAGCCCAAGTCGGTTTCCCCACCAAGCCTGATTCCAGACTCCCACAGGCATCTGTCTCTTGGAGCCCCCACCCCGCAGCTGCATATCCCAGTGCGATCAAAGACTCTGGGCTGCAGGATATGCGAGTTCATCTCCTCCGTCTGTGAAGGCAGAATCAAGCAGGGCGATAGAAACAGCCGCAGTCCACCCAGACGAAGCAAGCAGCAGTCACCGAACTTCCTGAGAGACAGCAGTCCCGCGTCACGCAGCAAAGCAGAGGGCTTTTCCAGGACGTGGGACCGTCCGAGACACAAGTGGGGCAGTTCGGGGGATAACGGGATGAGTTGGAGACTCTCGTCCTCTCCTTGTTAACCCGCCAAGCCTGTTCCCCAGCGTCACTGGGTATACAGTTCtcgttttctcttcctcccttcttgcctccgtccgtctacctccctctctccctgcctccctcctcctccgctcctccttcctcttccccctgtgTCTTCCTCTTATACAAATGTGTGCCTGTCCACCATCGTGAAGAAGGAAATACTGAGTCTGAGAGCAGAAGACCGTAGACTGGGGATGGCGGCATCAACATGCCAGccgtgtatctcacatcttcctGTGCTCGGGACAACTTCTAGCCAGCAGATCCGCATCTCTGGGCCTCTTGGCCGTTTTCGTGGCGCAGCAGGATGGCACGCTGCCAGTGCATGCCACACCGAGAGAAATGCTCAACCAGGGCTTCTGGAGAGCCAGTTTGTAGAGATGCCAGCTCCCTTGTCGCTGAATTGGGGGAATCCTAATGAGTGTATGACGTCCTTTCTGATCTCGCTCTCGGGTATAAGCTTCCCGTGCAAGCTGGGACCCTGGACTGACAGTGCGTCTTGCCTGCGTCGCTTTCCCGCCCTCCGTCCACTGGCATCTGCCCTCCTCAGCGAAGCTACGTGCCTGGTCGCTGttcttcagtgtctcttctggGACGTACCATGCGCTGACGTGACTTTCAGCCATCTCGGTCTTGAGTTCCTGATCCCTGCAGCGGGCACCTTGAGCCCTAAGTTGAAAATTACTTCAGGAATTCAAGAAAATGTACGTGAAGCATCTGGCCGGTACTTAGCAAGTAGGGAGCAACCCAGGTCCTGTCCGTTTCTCGTTTCTCAGCACAGCTCACAATCCCCCAACTCCTAAGAACCAGCAAGAGGCAAGTGCGGTGTTGGCGGTCTGTTGAGAGCCCCCTGGATAGCTGGTCTCCAGGGCTGGTGGGTGTCCGGGACAGAAGCCGTCCTAGCCCCTCAGAGGTCCCTCCACTGCTCGCGGGAGGTGACC
This portion of the Mustela erminea isolate mMusErm1 unplaced genomic scaffold, mMusErm1.Pri scaffold_43_arrow_ctg1, whole genome shotgun sequence genome encodes:
- the LOC116583990 gene encoding keratin-associated protein 9-8-like — its product is MTESCCSPCCQPTCCRTTCCRTTCCQPSCCGCGGGCGQGGCGSSCCGSCCCQPCCCRPTCCQTTCCRTTCCRPSCCGCGGGCGSSCCGSCCCQPCCCRPTCCQTTCCRTTCCRPSCCVSSCCQPSCCGSSGCGQTCCGSSCCQPACCTPVYCTRTCYHPTCCCLPGCLAQGCGSSCC
- the LOC116584007 gene encoding keratin-associated protein 4-12-like is translated as MTESCCSPCCQPTCCRTTCCRTTCCQPSCCGCGGGCGQGGCGSSCCGSCCCQPCCCRPTCCQTTCCRTTCCRPSCCACGGGCGSSCCGSCCCQPCCCRPTCCQTTCCRTTCCRPSCCVSSCCQPSCCGSSGCGQTCCGSSCCQPACCTPVYCTRTCYHPTCCCLPGCLAQGCGSSCC